The segment TAAACGCTTGCTTGCTTGGTGCAAAACCTCGCCTTTTTCGTTGATGATATCATAATCAAGTCTGCCAGCATACTCTTTTGGATCGAAATCTGTTAAGAATTTGCCTTTTTTGACATAGATTGTTTTAATCGGATAAAATAGTTTTATAATGTCTTGTTTTTTATATCCAAGTGCGCGGAAAAGTATAGTAATAGGAACCTTGCGTCGTTTATTAATGCGCACATACAATACATCTTTCGCATCGTATTCGAAATATAGCCAGTTGCCACGATCTGGTATGATTTGGGCTGTGTAGATTAGTTTGTTTAATACAGTCGGGCTCTCTTCTTCTTTGAAAATAACGCCAGGACTTCTGTGTAGTTGATTTACCACGACACGCTCGACACCGTTGATGATAAATGAAATTCTATCGGTGATAAGCGGAATATCGCGAATATAAATATCTTGTTCTTTTATATCTTTTACGCCGATTTTTTCGCCTGTTTTATCATCTCGCTCATGCACGATTAGGCGAATTTTCATCTTTAAATTTACAGAATATGTAAGACCACGCTCCATACACTCTCTAATCGAGTATTTTGGCTTGGAAAGCTCGCTACTTACATACTCGATGCTTAGTCTGTTTTGAGCATCATGAATAGGAAAGATAGCACGGAAGACTTTTTCTATACCACTATCTGCATTTGAGTTATCAAGATTTAAAAAGTGATCAAAACTTTTTTTTTGTAATTGTAATAAATTTGGTATCTCTATATCTTTTGGGACCTTAGAAAAATCAACTCTAAGACGATTACCTGAATATAAGCTATTTAACATTCTACTACCTCGTAGTTGTATTTTAAGAAAGAAGTGTCGGCGCTTGCACACCGACACACATTATGATTTGCAAAACTAATAAATTTTGCGAGATTATTTAAGTTCGACCTTAGCGCCTGCTTCTTCAAGCTCTTTTTTAGCTTTTTCAGCATCTTCTTTGCTAACGCCCTCTTTAAGAACAGATGGTGTAGACTCAGTAGCGTCTTTTGCCTCTTTAAGACCAAGACCTGTAAGAGCACGAACGACTTTAATAACATTGATTTTTTTGTCGCCTGCATCAACTAATACGATATCGAATTCAGTTTTTTCCTCAGCTGCTGCTGCACCTGCTGCTGCACCTGCTGCGCCAGCTACCATAACAGGAGCTGCGCTAACGCCGAATTTCTCTTCGAATTCTTTAACTAATTCGCTAAGCTCTAAAACTGAAAGATTAGAAATGAATTCTAATACATCTTCTTTTGTAATTGCCATTGTTTTTCTCCTAAAT is part of the Campylobacter sp. VBCF_01 NA2 genome and harbors:
- the rplL gene encoding 50S ribosomal protein L7/L12; the encoded protein is MAITKEDVLEFISNLSVLELSELVKEFEEKFGVSAAPVMVAGAAGAAAGAAAAEEKTEFDIVLVDAGDKKINVIKVVRALTGLGLKEAKDATESTPSVLKEGVSKEDAEKAKKELEEAGAKVELK